In a genomic window of Cryptosporangium aurantiacum:
- a CDS encoding M23 family metallopeptidase codes for MTTARPARIRVGVVGVVVGLGVLAVLIAAAVIVVPIVRPPGPRPAFQLPVACGETWQLGTYPGHDDYDVDLFPTKGKAWGRPVLASAAGTVSTAGINGTLGGRTPENPDGPRGRGGGYWVTIDHGGKWETQYLHLLEPPLVREGDRVEQGQQIGKVGSTGNSGAPHLHYEQRRGWEKVETWFDGVPSGITTDDREYTTRAKSNNC; via the coding sequence GTGACGACCGCTCGGCCCGCCAGAATTCGCGTTGGTGTCGTCGGCGTCGTCGTCGGGCTCGGAGTACTCGCCGTGCTGATCGCGGCGGCCGTGATCGTCGTCCCGATCGTCCGGCCGCCCGGCCCCCGTCCGGCGTTCCAGCTGCCGGTGGCCTGCGGGGAGACCTGGCAACTCGGCACCTACCCCGGCCACGACGACTACGACGTCGACCTGTTCCCGACCAAGGGCAAGGCCTGGGGACGGCCGGTCCTCGCGTCCGCCGCGGGCACGGTCAGCACCGCCGGGATCAACGGGACGCTCGGCGGCCGGACACCGGAGAACCCGGACGGGCCGCGCGGACGCGGCGGCGGCTACTGGGTGACGATCGACCACGGCGGCAAGTGGGAGACCCAGTACCTGCACCTGCTCGAACCACCGCTGGTCCGCGAGGGTGACCGGGTCGAGCAGGGGCAGCAGATCGGGAAGGTGGGGAGCACCGGCAACTCCGGTGCGCCGCACCTGCACTACGAGCAGCGCCGGGGCTGGGAGAAGGTCGAGACCTGGTTCGACGGCGTCCCGTCCGGCATCACGACCGACGACCGCGAGTACACGACCAGGGCGAAGAGCAACAACTGCTAG
- a CDS encoding gamma-glutamylcyclotransferase family protein — MTDRLFVYGSLAPGRPNQHVLADVPGMWEPATVRGHLREEGWGADLGYPGILLDDSGPDVPGMLFSSPVLSEHWDRLDAFEGDGYRRVLAATRRDDGRPVAAYIYTLRQTSPAAPPD, encoded by the coding sequence ATGACTGACCGGCTTTTTGTCTACGGGAGTCTGGCTCCGGGCCGGCCCAACCAGCACGTTCTGGCGGACGTCCCCGGCATGTGGGAGCCCGCGACGGTCCGGGGGCATCTCCGGGAGGAGGGTTGGGGAGCCGATCTCGGCTACCCCGGCATCCTCCTGGACGACTCCGGCCCCGACGTGCCGGGGATGCTCTTCTCGTCGCCGGTGCTCAGCGAGCACTGGGACCGTCTCGACGCGTTCGAGGGTGACGGATACCGCCGCGTGCTCGCCGCCACCCGACGCGACGACGGCCGCCCCGTGGCCGCGTACATCTACACCCTGCGTCAGACGTCGCCGGCCGCACCGCCGGACTAG
- a CDS encoding vWA domain-containing protein produces the protein MDETKLLAARHRAATARPYLASALYAMAVVADPSVHTMAVDRWWRCYAAPAFVAATPIEELAGVWLHEVSHLLRDHHGRADRLAANPTAGVPTAGVPTAGVPTAGNPTARDRRAAEALRLNLAMDCEINDDLITDDDSVADDGIRLPDGAVTPQRLRLPQGLLFEEYAARLPRTLLHGRLVWTECGSGAHGVPAPWELGPDGADPLSGAAAAAVRHRVAEQIRRGRGSVPLGWRRWATGGGPARVDWRRVLRTAIGGGLRHVGGQADYSFRRPGRRGAALAGTVVLPGLVAPAPAVAIVVDTSGSVSDEELGLALAETTGIIKAAGASGGRIRVYSCDATTQTAQNVCAAEQVTLRGGGGTDMRSGIRRALADAPRPDVVVVLTDGHTPWPAAPPPCRVVAGLFGPAPEERTRNRPPEWIETVSITDG, from the coding sequence ATGGACGAGACGAAGCTGCTCGCCGCCCGCCACCGGGCCGCGACCGCACGCCCGTACCTGGCGTCGGCGCTGTACGCGATGGCTGTGGTGGCCGATCCGTCGGTGCACACGATGGCCGTGGACCGGTGGTGGCGCTGTTACGCCGCGCCCGCGTTCGTCGCCGCGACGCCGATCGAGGAACTGGCGGGGGTGTGGCTCCACGAGGTGTCCCACCTGCTCCGCGACCACCACGGCCGGGCCGACCGGCTGGCCGCGAACCCGACGGCCGGGGTCCCGACGGCCGGGGTCCCGACGGCCGGGGTCCCGACGGCTGGGAACCCGACCGCTCGGGACCGGCGCGCGGCGGAGGCGCTGCGGCTGAACCTCGCGATGGACTGCGAGATCAACGACGACCTGATCACCGACGACGACTCGGTCGCCGACGACGGCATCCGGCTGCCGGACGGGGCGGTGACTCCGCAGCGACTCCGGCTACCGCAGGGGCTGCTGTTCGAGGAGTACGCCGCGCGGCTGCCGCGCACCCTGCTGCACGGTCGCCTGGTGTGGACCGAGTGCGGCTCGGGCGCGCACGGCGTCCCGGCGCCGTGGGAGCTCGGGCCGGACGGTGCGGACCCGCTGTCCGGGGCGGCCGCGGCCGCGGTGCGGCACCGGGTCGCCGAGCAGATCCGCCGCGGCCGGGGCTCGGTGCCGCTGGGCTGGCGGCGGTGGGCGACCGGCGGCGGACCGGCCCGGGTGGACTGGCGCCGGGTGCTGCGGACCGCGATCGGGGGTGGGCTCCGCCACGTGGGCGGGCAGGCGGACTACAGCTTCCGACGTCCGGGACGGCGGGGTGCCGCGCTGGCCGGAACCGTGGTGCTGCCCGGGCTGGTCGCGCCCGCACCGGCGGTCGCGATCGTCGTCGACACGTCCGGGTCGGTGAGCGACGAGGAGCTGGGGCTGGCGCTGGCCGAGACGACCGGGATCATCAAGGCCGCCGGGGCGAGCGGTGGCCGGATCCGGGTCTACAGCTGCGACGCGACGACCCAGACGGCCCAGAACGTGTGCGCCGCCGAGCAGGTCACGCTGCGCGGTGGTGGCGGCACCGACATGCGGTCCGGGATCCGTCGCGCGCTCGCGGACGCTCCGCGGCCGGACGTCGTCGTCGTGCTGACCGACGGGCACACGCCGTGGCCGGCGGCTCCTCCGCCGTGCCGGGTCGTCGCCGGGCTGTTCGGGCCGGCGCCGGAGGAACGGACCCGCAACCGCCCTCCGGAATGGATCGAGACCGTGTCGATCACCGACGGTTGA
- the rox gene encoding rifampin monooxygenase, whose product MFDVIVVGGGPTGMMLASELRLHGVPVLVVEKEAEPTKQVRSLGLHVRSIEVMDQRGLLERFLEHGKKFRYGGYFAGIDKPWPDRLDTAHSYILGIPQPITDRLLTERAVELGAEIRRGVELVGLSQDEDGVTAELADGTQVHSRYLVGCDGGRSTVRKLLGVGFPGDAATVETLLGEMEVGVPAETVTAVVTEIRKTHKGFGLGPSGEGLWRVVVPAAQVAEDRSVPPTLDEFKQQLRVYADTDFGVHSPRWTSRFTDAKRLADRYRVGRVLLAGDAAHIHPPLGGRGLNLGIQDAFNLGWKLAGTVAGWAPDTLLDSFETERRPVAADVLDSIRAQAELLKLEPGPQAARRLLSRLMDFEEVNRYLIGTVTGIEDHYDFGAGHALLGRRLRDIGLKRGRLYGLMHDGRGLLLDQTGQLSVAGWDDRVDHVVDVSEELDVPAVLLRPDGHVAWAGGEGLSVALERWFGAATG is encoded by the coding sequence ATGTTCGACGTTATTGTTGTCGGAGGCGGTCCGACCGGCATGATGCTGGCCAGTGAATTGCGGCTGCACGGTGTGCCCGTGCTCGTCGTCGAAAAGGAGGCGGAGCCGACCAAGCAGGTCCGCTCGCTCGGTCTACACGTCCGCAGTATCGAAGTAATGGATCAGCGCGGGCTGCTGGAACGATTTCTCGAACACGGTAAGAAATTCCGGTACGGCGGCTACTTCGCCGGCATCGACAAGCCGTGGCCCGATCGGTTGGACACCGCGCATTCCTACATCCTCGGCATCCCGCAGCCGATCACCGATCGCCTGCTGACTGAGCGCGCTGTCGAACTCGGTGCGGAGATCCGGCGTGGAGTCGAGCTGGTCGGGCTGAGCCAGGACGAGGACGGCGTGACCGCCGAGCTGGCCGACGGCACGCAGGTGCACTCCCGGTACCTCGTCGGGTGCGACGGCGGCCGCAGCACGGTGCGCAAGCTGCTCGGCGTCGGCTTTCCCGGCGACGCCGCCACGGTCGAGACGCTGCTCGGCGAGATGGAGGTCGGCGTGCCCGCGGAGACCGTGACCGCGGTCGTGACCGAGATCCGCAAGACCCACAAGGGATTCGGGCTGGGGCCCTCCGGAGAGGGGCTGTGGCGCGTCGTCGTGCCCGCGGCGCAGGTAGCCGAGGACCGATCGGTCCCGCCGACCCTCGACGAGTTCAAGCAGCAGCTGCGGGTATACGCCGACACTGACTTCGGCGTGCACTCCCCGCGCTGGACGTCCCGCTTCACCGACGCGAAACGGCTGGCCGACCGCTACCGGGTCGGCCGCGTCCTGCTGGCGGGCGACGCCGCGCACATCCATCCGCCGCTCGGTGGGCGGGGCCTCAACCTGGGCATCCAGGACGCGTTCAACCTCGGCTGGAAACTGGCAGGCACCGTCGCCGGCTGGGCGCCGGACACCCTTCTCGACAGCTTCGAGACCGAGCGGCGCCCGGTGGCCGCCGATGTCCTGGACAGCATCCGGGCGCAGGCAGAGCTGCTGAAACTCGAGCCGGGTCCCCAGGCGGCACGCCGGCTGCTGTCCAGGCTGATGGACTTCGAAGAGGTGAACCGGTACCTGATCGGAACGGTCACCGGGATCGAGGACCACTACGACTTCGGAGCGGGGCACGCGCTGCTCGGCCGGCGGCTGCGGGACATCGGGCTGAAGCGGGGGCGCCTCTACGGGCTGATGCACGACGGCCGCGGGCTGCTGCTCGACCAGACCGGCCAGCTCTCGGTCGCCGGATGGGACGACCGGGTCGACCACGTGGTCGACGTCAGCGAGGAACTGGACGTGCCGGCCGTGCTGCTGCGGCCGGACGGTCACGTGGCATGGGCCGGCGGCGAGGGTCTCTCCGTCGCCCTCGAGCGCTGGTTCGGCGCCGCCACCGGCTGA
- a CDS encoding AAA family ATPase, which produces MTLQLADRLLDLTRARTTVPDRDPALEALALAVAANLPVLLWGQPGIGKSSTIEQLAGDFGVGLETVIASVHEPSDFSGLPIVGPDPARNGVPMAPPDWAVRLHRTGSGLLFLDELSSAPPAVQAALLRVVLERRVGSLALPPGVRIVAAANPPDTAAGGWQLAAPLANRFVHLSWQHDPRIVVRGLGGEWPRLRPPTLRADAFEAAVRRARAVVCGFLTARPDYAHRLPTRTEARGGAWPSPRTWDMALRLMAFTFAADGGPLDDTLALLLRGTLGDGAGLELMAYLDRADLPDPEDLLRDPSGFAPPHRGDLVNATLTATVEAVRGRCTRERWDAGWAVLAHVATVAPADALVVPATELAALRDPDWPLPETLDRLQPVLDVLARA; this is translated from the coding sequence ATGACATTGCAGCTCGCCGACCGCCTCCTCGACCTCACCCGCGCCCGGACGACGGTCCCGGACCGGGATCCCGCGCTCGAAGCGCTCGCCCTCGCCGTCGCCGCGAACCTCCCGGTGTTGCTGTGGGGGCAGCCGGGGATCGGTAAGTCCAGCACGATCGAACAGTTGGCCGGCGACTTCGGCGTCGGGCTGGAGACCGTGATCGCCAGCGTGCACGAGCCGTCGGACTTCTCCGGGCTCCCGATCGTCGGGCCCGACCCGGCCCGCAACGGCGTCCCGATGGCACCGCCGGACTGGGCCGTCCGCCTGCACCGCACCGGCAGCGGCCTGCTCTTCCTCGACGAGTTGTCCTCGGCGCCGCCCGCGGTCCAGGCCGCGTTGCTGCGTGTGGTGCTGGAGCGGCGGGTGGGCAGCCTGGCGCTGCCGCCCGGGGTGCGGATCGTCGCGGCCGCGAACCCACCGGACACCGCGGCGGGCGGGTGGCAGCTGGCCGCGCCGCTGGCCAACCGGTTCGTCCACCTGAGCTGGCAGCACGACCCGCGGATCGTCGTGCGCGGGCTCGGCGGCGAATGGCCACGCCTGCGGCCACCGACGCTGCGGGCGGACGCTTTCGAGGCGGCTGTCCGGCGCGCGAGGGCCGTGGTCTGCGGGTTCCTCACCGCGCGGCCCGACTACGCCCACCGGTTGCCGACCCGCACCGAGGCGCGGGGTGGCGCGTGGCCGTCGCCCCGGACCTGGGACATGGCGCTGCGCCTGATGGCGTTCACGTTCGCCGCCGACGGCGGTCCGCTCGACGACACGCTCGCGCTCCTGCTGCGGGGGACGCTGGGCGACGGCGCCGGGCTGGAGCTGATGGCCTACCTGGACCGCGCCGACCTGCCCGACCCGGAGGACCTGCTCCGCGATCCGTCCGGATTCGCACCACCGCACCGGGGCGACCTCGTCAACGCCACGCTCACCGCAACGGTCGAGGCCGTCCGGGGCCGCTGCACGCGGGAACGGTGGGACGCCGGGTGGGCGGTGCTCGCGCACGTCGCCACGGTCGCACCGGCCGACGCGCTGGTGGTGCCGGCGACCGAGCTGGCCGCGCTCCGCGACCCGGACTGGCCGCTGCCCGAGACGCTCGACCGGTTGCAGCCGGTCCTCGACGTCCTGGCGCGGGCGTGA
- a CDS encoding ABC-F family ATP-binding cassette domain-containing protein, with protein sequence MSVLPLPARFELPAGEHAHLRAEGVSVVRGARQVLDRVSVTVSPRSRLAIVGENGRGKTTLLHVLAGLVAADAGSVHRVGTVGLAEQALPAGAGLTVGTLTDQALLSVRAALDAFDRATAGLAEGADGADERYAAALEAATRLDAWDADRRVDVALEALNACTDRSRELSTLSVGQRYRVRLACLLGAPHDVLLLDEPTNHLDADGLAFLTERLRAHPGGLALVSHDRALLRDVATAFLDLDPSEDGAAHLYAGGYDAWQDGRRRDRQRWIQDFEAQQAEHRRLTTAVAEARDRLSTGWRPDKGTGKHQRQSRAPGVVQALNRERDALEAHRITVPEPPLSLRWPDLATRKGTAVVRAEDVRVADRLTLPLTLSLQGGDRLLITGPNGAGKSTLLSVLAGTVRPSSGTVHRAPAARIALVTQEVPHWPNGTTARQVYEQHVGRLLAEGRIGEADLVPLSATGLLDREALRTPVERMSQGQQRRLDLAVHLAGRPDLLLFDEPTNHLSATLVDELTAALRTTSAAVVVATHDRQLLTDLSTWPRLNITPS encoded by the coding sequence GTGTCTGTTCTTCCTCTGCCTGCCCGTTTCGAACTCCCCGCCGGCGAACACGCGCACCTGCGCGCCGAGGGCGTCAGCGTCGTCCGCGGCGCCCGACAGGTCCTCGACCGCGTCTCCGTCACGGTCTCCCCGCGGTCCCGCCTGGCGATCGTCGGGGAGAACGGGCGCGGTAAAACGACGTTGCTGCACGTCCTGGCCGGTCTCGTGGCCGCAGACGCCGGTTCGGTGCACCGGGTCGGCACGGTCGGCCTGGCCGAGCAAGCCCTGCCCGCCGGTGCGGGCCTGACCGTGGGCACGCTCACCGACCAGGCGCTGCTCAGCGTGCGCGCCGCGCTGGACGCGTTCGACCGTGCGACCGCCGGCCTCGCCGAAGGGGCGGACGGCGCGGACGAGCGCTACGCCGCGGCGCTGGAGGCCGCGACCCGGCTGGACGCCTGGGACGCCGACCGCCGCGTCGACGTCGCGTTGGAGGCGTTGAACGCCTGCACGGACCGCTCGCGGGAGCTGAGCACGCTCTCGGTCGGGCAGCGCTACCGGGTGCGCCTGGCGTGCCTGCTCGGCGCGCCGCACGACGTCCTGCTGCTGGACGAGCCGACCAACCACCTGGACGCCGACGGCCTGGCGTTCCTCACCGAGCGGCTCCGTGCGCATCCGGGCGGGCTCGCGCTGGTCAGCCACGACCGGGCGCTGCTGCGCGACGTCGCGACCGCGTTCCTCGACCTGGATCCCAGCGAGGACGGCGCGGCGCACCTGTACGCCGGCGGTTACGACGCCTGGCAGGACGGACGTCGCCGCGACCGCCAGCGGTGGATTCAGGACTTCGAGGCCCAGCAGGCTGAGCACCGCCGTCTCACCACGGCGGTGGCGGAGGCCCGCGACCGGCTCAGCACCGGCTGGCGTCCGGACAAGGGCACCGGTAAGCACCAGCGCCAGTCCCGGGCACCGGGTGTGGTGCAGGCACTGAACCGCGAACGGGACGCGCTGGAGGCGCACCGGATCACGGTTCCGGAGCCGCCGCTGTCGCTACGGTGGCCCGACCTGGCCACGCGCAAGGGCACTGCGGTGGTGCGGGCTGAAGACGTGCGGGTCGCAGATCGTCTGACCCTACCGTTGACGTTGAGCCTTCAGGGCGGGGACCGGCTCCTGATCACCGGCCCGAACGGGGCGGGCAAGTCCACGCTGCTGTCGGTGCTCGCCGGGACCGTGCGGCCCTCCAGCGGCACGGTCCACCGTGCCCCGGCCGCCCGCATCGCGCTGGTGACCCAGGAGGTGCCGCACTGGCCGAACGGCACCACCGCACGGCAGGTCTACGAGCAGCACGTCGGCCGTCTGCTCGCCGAGGGTCGAATCGGGGAGGCAGACCTAGTGCCGCTGAGCGCCACCGGCCTGCTCGACCGCGAGGCTCTGCGGACGCCGGTGGAGCGGATGTCGCAGGGCCAGCAACGGCGCCTGGACCTGGCCGTGCACCTAGCGGGGCGGCCCGACCTGTTGCTCTTTGACGAGCCGACGAACCACCTGTCGGCGACGCTGGTCGACGAGCTCACGGCGGCGCTCCGGACGACGTCCGCCGCGGTTGTTGTTGCCACCCACGACCGTCAGTTGCTGACTGACCTGAGCACCTGGCCGCGCCTGAACATCACGCCGTCCTAA
- a CDS encoding O-antigen ligase family protein, with the protein MRAVAVLVVAVAAAVVEFLRTDHLGEAGEAAVAAAIAVGVAWLALTLPGTTRAGALIGGSFVVAGILTWTSTDRPILIWAVLGIAGIGFAIWSRPWIANLRALPRAGAAWTGLAYWPLGVVGALLVGHWTVGAQRAAYAGVFTLAALALIAVVAVTSRDPSIGVATAVLLGIAALLLAGSGSVFDAVREVPDGSASAAAMRDRFWGGHGLFYQPNALAGVAVIAAIRIAPDRAFALWQRLAVTGLAGMLLVLSNSRTGLVLAAGAALVHAVLVLWRRWPGLPDYRRRWVAIGAPFLVLALVVVLSGGADYLTRNRFSGAANPPSGTAAATTSGRTDTWRQVGIDWQNAGIAEKLFGDATTSRAVVTRLNDGAPPEGPRRQLNTDNAAVGAFRRAGVFGALAFLVGIVLLVAHALRRRAAWFTIAVFALLPTIATEDWLLGGTNGVIWILLLAGEVYLLRRMPTPPAVTTEPAVTAQPAVAAQPVEDAEAVALPPAGDRRG; encoded by the coding sequence GTGAGGGCCGTTGCCGTCCTCGTGGTGGCGGTGGCTGCCGCCGTCGTCGAGTTTCTCCGCACGGACCACCTCGGAGAGGCGGGAGAGGCAGCGGTTGCCGCGGCGATCGCGGTCGGCGTGGCGTGGCTCGCCCTGACGCTGCCGGGCACCACGCGAGCCGGCGCGCTGATCGGCGGGTCGTTCGTGGTGGCCGGGATCCTGACCTGGACCTCCACTGACCGGCCGATCCTGATCTGGGCGGTGCTGGGGATCGCGGGGATCGGGTTCGCGATCTGGAGCAGGCCGTGGATCGCCAACCTTCGCGCGCTGCCGCGGGCGGGCGCCGCCTGGACGGGTCTGGCCTACTGGCCGCTGGGCGTCGTCGGTGCGCTGCTCGTGGGACATTGGACGGTCGGTGCGCAGAGGGCCGCCTACGCGGGTGTGTTCACGCTGGCCGCGCTCGCGCTGATCGCGGTCGTCGCGGTGACGAGTCGTGACCCCAGCATCGGGGTGGCCACGGCGGTGCTGCTCGGGATCGCGGCGCTGCTGCTGGCCGGCTCCGGAAGCGTGTTCGACGCCGTGCGCGAGGTACCCGACGGGAGCGCCTCGGCGGCGGCGATGCGGGATCGGTTCTGGGGCGGACACGGGCTGTTCTACCAACCGAACGCGCTGGCGGGCGTGGCCGTGATCGCGGCGATCCGGATCGCACCCGACCGCGCGTTCGCCCTGTGGCAGCGGTTGGCGGTCACCGGTCTGGCCGGGATGCTGCTGGTGCTGAGCAACTCCCGGACCGGGCTCGTCCTCGCCGCCGGCGCCGCGCTCGTGCACGCGGTGCTGGTGCTCTGGCGGCGCTGGCCCGGCCTTCCCGACTACCGGCGCCGGTGGGTGGCGATCGGGGCCCCGTTCCTGGTGCTGGCGCTCGTCGTCGTGCTCTCCGGGGGTGCCGACTACCTGACGCGGAATCGGTTCAGCGGCGCCGCCAACCCGCCGAGCGGCACGGCGGCCGCGACGACCAGCGGACGGACCGACACCTGGCGTCAGGTCGGCATCGACTGGCAGAACGCGGGGATCGCGGAGAAGCTGTTCGGCGACGCCACGACCTCTCGTGCGGTGGTGACGCGCCTCAACGACGGCGCGCCACCGGAGGGCCCGCGGCGCCAGCTGAACACCGACAACGCGGCCGTCGGCGCGTTCCGGCGTGCGGGTGTGTTCGGTGCGCTGGCGTTCCTGGTCGGGATCGTGCTGCTGGTGGCGCACGCGCTGCGGCGGCGGGCGGCCTGGTTCACGATCGCCGTTTTCGCGTTGCTGCCCACGATCGCCACCGAGGACTGGCTGCTGGGCGGCACGAACGGGGTGATCTGGATCCTGCTCCTGGCCGGTGAGGTCTACCTGCTGCGCCGCATGCCGACGCCGCCGGCCGTCACAACCGAGCCGGCCGTCACAGCCCAGCCGGCAGTCGCAGCCCAGCCGGTGGAGGATGCGGAAGCGGTCGCGCTCCCTCCGGCCGGAGACCGTCGAGGATAA
- a CDS encoding ATP-binding protein: protein MPGDPGLVSAERFRWLLDATTMAIVGVDGTGSIVMTNRQADHLFGYAPDALIGRPIELLVPESVQHAHVAYRDRYLHDPRTRPMGHGLRLSARRSDGSEFPAEISLAALETGGGILIAATVHDITARVAAERERERMQAELDRARRLESIGQLAAGIAHDFNNTLGIMLGQVEVLEDDVEALPSLDDPDARVALSAGLARIREAGQRAAQLTQGLLAFGQRQVVHAEPVELDEVVAEATRMLSHSLGGRVTLRTDFAAPGARVLADRGTLEQVLFNLTINARDALPDGGTITVTTRVVRLIDEEARSAGVSPGVYLCLEVRDTGTGIPPEVVERAFEPFFTTKPEGQGTGLGLATVHGTVQQAGGTVRLASEMGVGTTVRVLLPALKARPAAPAHPVARPVDRAGRRTGYRVLVVDDEPDLRELAGLLLRRGGYQVVIATSGEDAVEQARGTDVDVLLTDVSMPGMSGPETAEAVRAVRPAIQVVYMSGYARALATADGVAEGVVFIEKPVTRAALLERIDGVLGLATPPG, encoded by the coding sequence ATGCCCGGTGATCCAGGTTTGGTCAGCGCGGAACGGTTCCGCTGGCTGTTGGACGCGACGACGATGGCGATCGTCGGGGTCGACGGCACCGGCTCGATCGTCATGACCAACCGGCAAGCCGATCACCTGTTCGGGTACGCGCCGGACGCCCTGATCGGCCGCCCGATCGAGCTGCTCGTCCCGGAATCCGTCCAGCACGCCCACGTCGCCTACCGGGACCGGTACCTGCACGACCCGCGGACCCGGCCGATGGGCCACGGCCTCCGGCTGAGCGCCCGGCGCAGCGACGGCTCGGAGTTCCCGGCCGAGATCTCGCTGGCCGCGCTGGAGACCGGCGGCGGGATCCTGATCGCGGCCACGGTCCACGACATCACCGCCCGGGTCGCCGCCGAACGGGAACGCGAGCGCATGCAGGCCGAGCTGGACCGGGCGCGCCGCCTGGAGAGCATCGGGCAGCTCGCCGCGGGCATCGCCCACGACTTCAACAACACGCTCGGGATCATGCTCGGCCAGGTCGAGGTCCTGGAGGACGACGTCGAGGCGCTGCCGTCGCTCGACGACCCCGACGCGCGGGTGGCGCTGAGCGCGGGCCTGGCCCGGATCCGGGAAGCCGGGCAACGCGCCGCCCAGCTCACCCAGGGCCTGCTGGCGTTCGGGCAGCGGCAGGTCGTGCACGCCGAACCCGTGGAACTCGACGAGGTCGTTGCCGAGGCCACCCGCATGCTCAGCCACAGCCTCGGCGGGCGGGTGACGCTCCGGACCGACTTCGCGGCGCCCGGCGCCCGGGTGCTGGCCGACCGCGGCACGCTCGAACAGGTCCTGTTCAACCTGACCATCAACGCCAGGGACGCGCTGCCCGACGGCGGCACGATCACGGTCACCACGAGGGTCGTGCGGTTGATCGACGAGGAGGCGCGGTCGGCCGGCGTGTCGCCCGGCGTCTACCTGTGTCTGGAGGTGCGGGACACCGGCACCGGCATCCCGCCGGAGGTCGTCGAGCGGGCGTTCGAGCCGTTCTTCACGACCAAGCCCGAAGGGCAGGGCACCGGGCTCGGCCTCGCGACCGTGCACGGCACCGTGCAGCAGGCGGGCGGCACGGTCCGGCTGGCGTCCGAGATGGGGGTCGGGACGACCGTCCGGGTCCTGCTGCCCGCGCTGAAGGCTCGCCCGGCCGCGCCCGCCCACCCCGTCGCCCGGCCGGTGGACCGGGCGGGCCGCCGGACCGGCTACCGCGTCCTGGTCGTCGACGACGAGCCGGACCTGCGCGAACTCGCCGGGCTGCTGCTGCGGCGCGGCGGCTACCAGGTCGTGATCGCGACGTCCGGCGAGGACGCCGTGGAGCAGGCACGCGGCACCGACGTCGACGTGCTGCTCACCGACGTCTCGATGCCGGGTATGTCCGGGCCGGAGACCGCCGAGGCGGTCCGCGCGGTTCGTCCCGCGATCCAGGTCGTCTACATGTCCGGCTACGCCCGCGCCCTCGCGACCGCCGACGGGGTCGCGGAGGGCGTCGTGTTCATCGAGAAGCCGGTGACCAGGGCCGCGCTGCTCGAGCGGATCGACGGGGTGCTGGGCCTGGCGACCCCGCCCGGCTGA